In the Desulfuromonas sp. DDH964 genome, TGCAGCTGGAAACCGCCAACCGTGAACTCCAGTCCTTCAGCTACTCGGTCTCCCACGACCTGCGTACCCCGCTGGCGCGCATCAGCGCCCTCTGCCAGGTCCTGCTCGCCGACGAAACCCTCCCGGAACCGCCGGAAATCATGGCGACACTGCAGCGCATCGGCCAGTCGACTCAGGAGATGGAGCAGCTGATCCAGGCTCTCCTCAGCCTCTCCCAGGTTACCAGCGGAGAACTCAACCGTACGGCCGTCGATCTCTCGGCCCTGGTGGAAACCCTGGCGGCCGAGCTGCGCCAGCGCCAGCCGCAGCGTTCCGCTGAATTCCGGATCGCCCCGGGCGTGGTCGTCAACGGCGATCGCAGCCTGCTGCTGGTGGTTCTCGCCAACCTCCTCGGCAACGCCTGGAAGTACAGTGCCAGGACCGGGACCACGCTGATCGAGTTCGGCGTCGTCCAGCGCGCCGGCCAGCGCACCTGCTTTGTCCGTGACAACGGCGTCGGTTTCGACATGGCCCGTGCCGAAAAGCTCTTCACGCCCTTTCAGCGCCTGCACGAAACCGGCGAGTTCGACGGTACCGGTATCGGCCTGGCGACCGTGCAGCGCATCATCCATCGCCACGGTGGCCAGGTCTGGGCCGAAAGCGCTCCCGGCCAAGGTGCGACCTTCTACTTCTTCCTGGGCAACAACGGGGCGGCGGGGACCGCCACCCCATCCATCCCCGCCATTTCCGACCCCAGCGCCCAGATCCCATGAACCGGCTGCCAGGGCGAGTTGCGGTCTCGGGCCGCGGCGGCTGCGGGTTGTTTCCAATTGCCCGATGTAACGAAACATGGTATTTAGATAATCTAATGTCTTCGCTCGGGAGTAGTTCGTAGTCTGGTGACGCGCCCGGTCTTCAAAACCGGTGGCGGGCGTATCCCGTCCGCGGTGGGTTCGATCCCCATCTACTCCCGCCAAATCATTACGGGCAGGGCCATCCGGCCCTGCCCGTTACTGTTTCTCCTCGCTCGCTTTCAACCAGTGACACCACTCTTCCCAACCCTGCACGATGCCGGTCTGGCGGAAATCGGCGTTTGACCCGCCTGCGATCCTCCTCAGCGGCAGAATGCCGACCGCTGCGGCAATTGCCCCCCACTGCAGGGTCTGAGGCGTAATATTGCCGAGATCGCCGCGCCAGGTCGCCAGCGGCTCTTCGCCGCGGGCCGGTGGGGCGATGCCGCAAAGCAGGGTCAGGCAGAGTAGCAGACAAGTAGCCAGGTTGAACCGGGAACGCCCCTCCGGACGCACGACAATGGATTTCATCGAATCCCCTCCAGGAATAGACAACCGATACGCACGGCAGAACTGCGCCTATAGCGGCACCAGTTTTCTTGGACACTGATTTGGGATAGAATCCCGATGTCCAAGGAGATTAATAATGACAACAAACAACAAGAACGAAACAGTCACTGGGCCTTTGGCCGAAGGGCAACGTTGGAGCGCTGCCCGCAAGCGTGAAGTGGTTCTGCGCTTGCTGCGGGGCGAATCGGTTGATGCTCTGTCCCGCGAGTTGAACATCGAAATCTACCGCCTGGAGCAGTGGCGAGAGAAAGCGCTGACCGGAATCGATGAGTCGTTGAAACAACGTCAGAACGATCCGACTCAAGCGGAACTCAACCAGGCCATGCGCCGGATCGGCGAATTGACCATGGAAAACGAACTACTTTGGGAACGGGTTAAAAAACCCGGCCCTTTAGCCAAACGGAGGTCGTCGAAATGAGCCAAACGATCTCCCCAGGCGCTGAAAAGGCCTACGGCGTCCAGCGGGTTTGCAATGTTTGGGAGCAGGCTCGCTCCTCGTTCTACCATGCCTCGCGCCAGATTCCGCAATCAACTCCCAAGCGTCGTGGCCCACGTCCGTCAATCAGTGATGAGGATCTTCTCGCCATGATCCGTCACGATCTGGCCACGTCCCCGTTCACCGGCGAAGGACACCGCAAGGTCTGGGCCAGGCTGCGGATTTGTGACGGCGTGCGCATCGCACGCAAGCGGGTTCTGCGGTTGATGCGCGAGAATCATCTGTTGTCACCTCACCGGGGTTGGCCCAAAGCAGCCAAGGCGCATGATGGTAAAATCATCACCATGGCTCCGAATCTAATGTGGGGCACCGATGGCACCCGCGTATTCACTCTCGACGAAGGCTGGGTCTGGATCTTTAGCGCCGTCGAGCACTGGAACGCCGAATGTGTCGGCTGGCATGTTTGCAAGACCGGCGACCGTTATGCTGCTCTTCAACCACTTTCCATGGCGTTAGACAACATCTATGGGGGCGTAGAGAAAGATATTGCCCGAGGGTTGTCTCTGCGTATGGATCACGGCACCCAGTACCTCTCAGACCATTTTCTGAACCAGATCAAGTTCTGGGGAATCACCCCCAGCTTTGCCTTCGTTGCCGAACCACAGACCAACGGAGTTGCTGAACGATTCAACCGCACCTTGAAAGAGCAAGCCATCTATGGCCGAATATTCCGTACCATCGATGATGTTCGCGAGGCCGTGAAAACCTTCGTCGAACTCTACAACAGCGAATGGCGAGTCGAGAAAAATGGCTTCCGGTCGCCCGACGAAATCCGTCAGGCGGCATAATGTAAAAAAACCCCGCCCAGAGGACGGGGCTTTAAAGGCGCCCCCAGAGGGGGCGTTGCCGGTGACCCCCAAAGAGGGTCACCGGAGCGTTGTTCCCACGTCCACAACAATTAGAATTTGAGTTGCTGTTGTTCCACTTTCTTCTCATGCTGCTCTTGATACCGCACGTAGCGCCTGATCATCTCGGCATCCAGGCCTACCGTGTCAACGCAGTAGCCGGGCGCCCAAAAATGATTGCCCCAGTAGCGTTTCTTCCGCAACTTGGGATGGTTCTTTAAAATACGTATCGCTGATCGGCCCTTCAGGCGCCCCATCAACTCCGAAATGGACACCTTGGGCGGCACCATGATGATCAGGTGAATATGGTCTTTCTGGACATTCAGCTCGACGACCTCGCAGTGACTCTGCTCGCTGAAGATCCGGATACACGCTCGAACTTCTTGCGCCAGTTCACCTTCCAATATCCGGAAGCGATACTTGGGCACCCAGACGATGTGATACTGGCAGTGCCAGATCGCATGTGTTAATTTTCGAAAACGGCTCATGGCTTTCCTTTCTGTTCAGGTCGTTGCGGGAACAACGCCTGAATATGGATTGCCATGAGCCCTTTTGGCAAAGCCAAAGGACTCTGACCCCGTCCAGAGGACGGGGGTTTCTACTTCACACTAAACTTGTGTCCAAGGAACCGGTTCCGCTACAGGCAGAACTGCGCCGATATCAACTAATTCAGCAAAGCAAAAGATTGACGCGCATATATCATGCGCATAAAATAACAACAAACCAAATAACTAGGAGACGCCCATGGAAGCGGCATACAACCTTTCCGCGCCGAAAAAAGCGACCAACGTTTCGATCAACAGCGACCTGCTGCAACAGGCAAAGGCCTTCGGTATCAACCTCTCCCGGGCACTGGAAGACCGCCTCGCGGAATTGGTGGCCCAGCAGCGCCGGCAGCTCTGGTTGCAGGAGAATGCCGAGGCGATCGACGCCTACAATGGCCGGGTGGCCGAGCAGGGCGTCTTCAGCGACGGCCGGAGGCGTTTCTGATGGCCCAGTTCGACGTCCATCGCAACCCCGACCCGGCCAGCAAGCGCCAGGTTCCCTACCTGCTCGACATTCAGGCCGATCTCCTCTCCGGGCTTGCTACCCGGGTGGTGGTACCACTGCTGACCGCTGCCAGCATTGCGCACCCCCTGCAAATCCTGAATCCGGCCTTCACCGTTGAGGGAACCCGAGTGATCCTGTCAACGCCCGAACTGGCCGGCATTGCCCGCAGCGAACTGGGGGAAACCGTCGCCACTCTTGCCGCCGAACGCGACACTATTATCGCGGCGCTCGACCTGCTACTGACGGGCGCCTGATCCGCTCGGTAACGCCAGCCCGGCATCCCCATCCGCAGGAACGGTCATCGGCGGCGCCGATTCGCCAAGGCGCTGATAGGTCTCGATCCGCTGCCTCCCCTTCTCCAGCCGCACGACCACCGTCTCGCCGTCTTTTCCCTCCAACACCACCCGACCTTCGGCAATCTCAGTCACGCGCGCCCCGTCGACCCCGTCACCGGTTCCAATCGCCTTAAGCGCGCCGTCAGGTTGCTGGATAACAGCGCGTTGATCCGCAGCGGAGATTTTAAGCAGGCGATAACCGGTAAAGGGTGCCGCAGATGCGAGGCTGGCGGAAACGACCAGTATCAATACCAGCAGGGCGAATCTTGTTGCGATATTCACAGGTACCCTCCAAATCGATGGAAATTGCAGTGATTGGAACTCGCATAAAAACTGGGAAAGGAGGTTGTCTCTCCCTAAAAGTGTCTTATTGCTATTGTGGTGCACTTGCAATTTGAATCTGCCATTCCGGCCTCGCTTTTACCCTCGATTGTCCCATGTCTGGGGCTGACCCCTATGGCTTGTTTGGTAAAAGGCGCCGGGGTATTCAATGCGTAGCGGTCTGCCCATGGTCCCCTCTTCCCATGAGAATCAACTTGTGAATGTGTAGACCTGGAACCTATATGGCTTTCTATCGCTCTTCGGGTTGCTGTTTACCCACAAATTCTGCGGAAGAACCGACTTTTTTTAAGGTTGTCGGACATTTTCGTTCTGTGGCAATGATCGAAACAAATTGCGTTTCGGGTCGAATTCAAGGTTTCGGGTATAGTCGGGATTTAGGTAGTAGTGTATTTTTATCCCGCCACCATCACCTACAAAGTGCCTCAGTTCGCCGCGAATTTTGCCATACATAGCTTGTTTCAATTTGCCATTCTCACCAACTTCAGAACGAATCCGAAAGATGTAGTTATTATCATCTTCAATGTCGGAATATCTTCCATACGATCCCCTTGAAATACGCTTTTCAATTCTCGGCAAATACCCAGTCTCAGGTGCAGTTCTTTGCAATCTGTACCAACTTCCGATATTGAAATCACCACCGCCATCGTCTTTAACAACCTGGATGCCATCAAATGGATTTGAAAATGTCAATATCATGGTTGCATCGTAGTTGTTCATATTGTCAAAGCGTTGCACGAACTTGAACACAAAATCCGCTGTTGTTCCCTGGCCATAGGGGATCACCCAATCGGCCTTCTCCAGATCGAAACCGACCTCTTCGCCTTTTACGGGAACCTTAAAGGAGTGGTTCCGCACATACATCGGCACCGGGTTGACGATTGGACGCATGACGACCGTGAGATCCTTTCCCCACGGCTGCCAAAAACCGAATTTTTTGACATAGAAATCGTGAATGAACTACCCCGCAGCAAGCTACGGGGTATCAACAGCCTACACCCTTAGTAAAAATCGCGCAGCAAGCTGCGGGGAATTGAACCCAACTTTTGATTAAAGGTACTGTTGTAATAGCCTTCCTTGATAGCCGTTCCGACAACAACGCCATCATTCGAACTTGCCGTGATGCTGCAATTACCATGATCGTCGGCATTTTTCATTACTGGCATTTCGCCACCGGAAAACCGCACGCTTAGTTTAACGGCGGTGTAAATCAGTTTGTGTAAATGGCTTGGGTTTTTGTCGTCAGTAAACCGGCAACCTGCCTTCGAACAAGATAGAGAACTGGTTGAGGGCGGCCTTCCAGTCCCGAATCGGCAGGGTCCATTTCTTGGCGATATTGTTCAGCGCCAGGTAGAGCAGTTTGAACATGGCTGCGTCGTTGGGGAATGAGCCCCGGTTCTTGGTGACCTTGCGCAGCGACATGTTTAGCGATTCGATCGCATTGGTGGTGTAGATCACCTTGCGAATCTCCGCCGGGTAGGCGAAAAAAGGGGTGATTCTCTCCCAGTTCCGCCGCCAGGACTGGCCGATGGAAGGGTGGGTTTTATCCCACTTCGCTTCGAACTCCGTCAGGTTCATTTCGGCCTGCTCGGCCGTCGCGGCCTGGTAAATGGTCTTCAGATCGGCCGCCACTTCCTTGCGCTGTTTCCAGGAGACGTAGCGGAGAGAATGGCGCACCATGTGAACGAGGCAGAGCTGGACCTGGGTGCGA is a window encoding:
- a CDS encoding CcdB family protein is translated as MAQFDVHRNPDPASKRQVPYLLDIQADLLSGLATRVVVPLLTAASIAHPLQILNPAFTVEGTRVILSTPELAGIARSELGETVATLAAERDTIIAALDLLLTGA
- a CDS encoding type II toxin-antitoxin system CcdA family antitoxin translates to MEAAYNLSAPKKATNVSINSDLLQQAKAFGINLSRALEDRLAELVAQQRRQLWLQENAEAIDAYNGRVAEQGVFSDGRRRF
- a CDS encoding integrase core domain-containing protein — protein: MSQTISPGAEKAYGVQRVCNVWEQARSSFYHASRQIPQSTPKRRGPRPSISDEDLLAMIRHDLATSPFTGEGHRKVWARLRICDGVRIARKRVLRLMRENHLLSPHRGWPKAAKAHDGKIITMAPNLMWGTDGTRVFTLDEGWVWIFSAVEHWNAECVGWHVCKTGDRYAALQPLSMALDNIYGGVEKDIARGLSLRMDHGTQYLSDHFLNQIKFWGITPSFAFVAEPQTNGVAERFNRTLKEQAIYGRIFRTIDDVREAVKTFVELYNSEWRVEKNGFRSPDEIRQAA
- the tnpA gene encoding IS200/IS605 family transposase; translation: MSRFRKLTHAIWHCQYHIVWVPKYRFRILEGELAQEVRACIRIFSEQSHCEVVELNVQKDHIHLIIMVPPKVSISELMGRLKGRSAIRILKNHPKLRKKRYWGNHFWAPGYCVDTVGLDAEMIRRYVRYQEQHEKKVEQQQLKF